The Gorilla gorilla gorilla isolate KB3781 chromosome 11, NHGRI_mGorGor1-v2.1_pri, whole genome shotgun sequence genome contains the following window.
CATGGCCCTGTTGAAAGAAATGGACTCTTTTTCAGTAGCTGCTAGTTACTGCAGGAGAGTGGGGGGCACCAGTCATCCTGAAGGTTTTTAAGGAAGGGGAGGGTACTAAACAGGAGCCTGATTGCAGAGTGACTGAATGGTGAAGAGGTTTAAGCTCTCCACATACACTTTGGTTAGGTTTCAGTGGTTTCAGATGTGCATGCCTAATGACACTTGAATTTGCATAATACAAAATTCAATTTGGATGATCCATTTTATAAACATAAGGCGTTGTGATTTTGTTCAAATGAGCATTGATACAATTTCAAAGCCAGCATGGACTGAAGATCTTCAAAAGTTAGGAGGACTGAAGTTGTTTGTGCTCTTAACGCAATGTTTTTCTCCTTGATCTCTATCATAATACATgcttttattgtctttgtttcacTTGTGCTGTTTTAAATTATCTTGTTGATCTATTTGTTCACTTAAATATTGTTAGTCTCCTCCAGGAGAAATGGAAGTTCCTGGAGAGCAAAGACTTTGCTAACTTTATGCATTGATATATTCCTTTATGTCCATGACAGacggcatgtgtgtgtgtgcgtgtgctcgTGTAATATTAAACAAGTGAATTGCTTTGGTTTGTGCATGTCTGTCATTATATTTTAGTGCCTCGTACTCTGTCTACTCTTGTCTGCTGTGTTCTCCATTAGTTTGTGGATTCATCAGTGGTTTAAAACATATCTTGATGATCTTTGATGGCACCCAGTAGAGAATGTGGTTTGAAATAGCAAGTATTTGGTCATCTCAACAATTTTCTCTTTGCTCAGAAAGATGCTATGGATGACCCCTCACATCTTACTGTCCTGACCTCACTTCGGTGAAGGAGCAGGGGTGAGACTGGTGTCACAGAAAATAGACAGTGACTGTTGTCCTCCCTGTTGGCATCCCGACTAGAGTTCAGGACAGTGTGTGATATATTTATGGTTTCCCTCCTTGTTTTATTAACATGAGTTAAATGAACTAGGTTCTTTAATAGAAGACATCCTAAATAACCAAGAGAATTCTACCATTTTTGGGGAATTAATGTTTGTACCATCTGTTTTACATGAGGAATGAAGAACATTAGCTGAGAATAAAGAAGTTCCATGGGCAATATGgacttctattttttttacttgaaatatAGGTGCACAGAATGGGTTTAATCATAATCCCTATCATTGATATACCCTATATTTTGATATACCCTATCATTAGTCCATTGGCCTttcacatgcatatatgtatttgtatacttACATACTTACTTAAAatcataaatatccatgagtctacCACTCAAAATGATAATTAGAACATTGACAGTAAGTAATATTGCCTATGTTAAACTCCTCTATCATGTTCTTGGCCTCCTCTCCCCTAATGTAATTAGTACCTTGATTCTGGTAACAATGGTTTTATTGTtgaaaacatactttttaaacataatttttattattcttaataaATGTGTTATTAAGTTTTAATTGTCATAACTTTATAAAAAGGGTATTGACATTCTCTATATAATCTTTGGGGACTTATGTTTTCCTTCTcaatattatatttctataatcCATCCGTGGTGTTCCAACTAGCTgtacttcattcattttaactGCTGTGAAATCATCTATTGtgtaaatataccacaatttattcatttcctactCTTTGAGCATTTGAGTTCTTCCCTGTATTTTCCATATAAATAGTGTCTCTGTGAATGTTCTTGTGCATATTTCTTAGTGTACAAGTGTAAGAATTTCTCTCTGATTTATATCAAGGAGCGTAATTGCTTCTCAtgagatatatcaatgtttaacTCTTCTACAGTGATCTTACCACtctagttcttaattttaataatttgctaAACACTAGGATTTCTAGACATTTATTGAATTAATAGATTAGTGTCCCAAATTATAGAATAATAAATtgataaagcaagaaaaaaatctgagattACCTAATTGGACCCACTCAATTTACAGAGAACAGTGATGCATAGGATAGACAAAATGATCTGTTTAAAGTCCTAGAAATGATGGACTTTCAGATGCAGTCCCAAATAGTTTATGGAACCATCATTGCATTCTTACCAGCATCTTctatttctcaaataaataatgtttGATGAGTAATAATAAACTTCCATTTTTAAGAGAATAAGTCAAgacctaagaaaataaaaagataagcagAAAAGAAATTATCGCAATTTAGGGTTAAGCTTGAATTTATTCAATGCATGGTTTCCCATCAGCTCACATTACCTTGTATTAAACTTGCTGTCTCCAAAGAAAGCCATTCTCAGCTCCTTGGACAAAGTACTTTACTTTCTCCCACTGAAGGTCTTTTTGCCTAAACTTGTTTGCCTCTCTTAATTACCATGTGATTTAGTTATAGTTCTTGAATTTCAAGCCTATGTCTACTGTTGAGGGTTAATTTTGAAATGCTTTTACTTTCTTCCTTAAAAGGGGGCAGATGTGGCTGGGCTGGAGCAATCCTTCCACTTGCTTCCTGCCTGACATATAGATTTTATGTCTGGAGCTGTGGCAACCAACCTACGGGTTTAAGAAAGGTCAAGAAAATTATGGAAATGTAGGACTAATATCCTTGGGCCACTGAACTAACATCAGCAGCCACATGTAGTCAGTTTTTCTGTTACTTACAGCTTAATGCCTTCCTAGCTGATGCACCATGTTACAAAAATGATCTCAAACTAGATTTtgaatatttctaattttctaatgacagaaatttaaaatcttatcattggatatgaatttttttttcctcagagaaaaatggttttatacttttataccTGACATCTACTTTTCAGATGATAGTCTTTCAATAAGAAACTTCACTTTAGAAAATGTGTTCCTAATCACAACAAAGCAGTATCCTCATTCAGCAAAAGTGTAATTAACATTTTGGGCactggatgaagaaaaaaaactaaattagttGACTGACATTTTTACTTCACTGTCCAGACATGTGAAAGAAAATTCACCAAAGTTAATTAATGACACTCACATCTCCAGCCTCAGATGCAAAAAGGGGCAATTCTCATATGTAAATTCAACCAACATTGAATAGGACATTATCATACATGTTTTGGGCTCTAAGGCTGAGAATGGTTAGACATGACTCCCACTCTGAAGGAGCTCATAGTCTAGTTTAAGTAGCAGTGGGAAGGTGAGGAGAGACAGATAGGCATGTATAACAATTAGAATACACTAAGCAAATAATGCAAGCATGAACAAAATTGTATGGTAACAGTGCACAGCAGAACCAACTCCCTTAGACATACACGAGTCAAGGAAAGCTCCTCATCCCAGAAGCCCTGCTCAAACTGTAAGATGTTTTATGCATTCAACATATAGGTCTATATCCTCATTTTTCACAGATGTTTTCAGCTTGGCAAAAGTCCATGACTGTCATTGGACCCAAAGCTTTGTGAATCCTCCTGCTTCCCATATGTTGAAGTAGAAATTTaatggtttgttttggtttggtttttgttttgttttttctattccaTCATAATTGAACCCTTAGGAAAAGGAAACTTACAATTCTAAAATCTTAGACCTTTGTCATTGTTGCCTTGGTATATAAaccaaattgaaaacaaattcaTTATATTGTAGTCTTTTTTGGAAATCAGTAGGACAAAAGATAGGACAATTCTGAAAGTCGGTATCTGTAATAGTCACTCTTGAACTGCTGGGATAATTGCAAAAGAAAAACCCAACTCTTGACAAAGCCAAAGGAATCCCTGTGGGTTTTGAAACCTGCTTGAAAGAATGGTCAAAGAATGCAAGTATCTTGATAAGTaccctgggggaaaaaaacactaCTACATCTATTATTACAACTACAGTATCTTCAGCTGGACAAGCATAAAAAACATGAATGAACTATTCCTGTATCCCCAAGTAACTTTCCTTTTTCACACATTTTGGAATCAATGTCAAATATCATCTGACTACTTCGCTGCAACTTGTCCGTATAAATTTGATGACACTTTAAGAATGACTCATCCACTTACCCCAGTGAGCATTCCAGGAAATTGTCCTTGTTTATTGCCATTTCCAAATGATGGAAAAGcacaaaagaatgagagaaaaataattatttttactatctGATCCTAAATGTTAAAGAAGCACCCTATTCTTAAACGTTGTCCCCATCTTTTGCAAATTAATGCACTGCTGAAGATGCAAACTACCTATATAACTGCTCTTGAATTTCATTAAAACTAATCAGAAGTCCTTTTTAATGTCTTTGAGAATTGCTTCAAGTGgcaaaaatcagaaaatctaCCCATGGGGCACCTTCAGCTAATTGCAATTTACTTTTCAACTAGTCATCCTTTAGCCTTAGGCTGCAACTGCACAAAGCTGAAACAACTCTTTGGGTGACAAATGCCAGTCAAACCAGTTATTTAACATCATGTAATTTTAAATGACCATTGGTTTTCTGAATATTCTTTAACAAGTCAGAATGATGATGTGATGAACTGAGTTCACAtgaaaattgttaaaattattttctctgcagTTGAGACTGCCCTATGCTCCTTCCTAGCTGATATTGGGGGACAAGTAGAGGAATAAGGATAGACTATATGGTAACGTTAATAGAGAGTGACAGACAATGCACATTATTTAGGACAGATAAATGACAGCGAATCAACCTAAGTTTCAGAAAAAGAACCATTACTCTTAATCAACTAAGTGACCCAATAAAAATCCCTTAATGGGAaatagggaggaaaaaaaatggtgttTTCTTTGACATCACCTGAGACCATGtatatgaaaataatgttttgtaaAATGTAGGTGCTGTCCAAATGTTAACCTTTGCTAGAGAGAGTCTAATCtgtgaaaatgaaaccacaatgaTAAACATCAAACTAAGCATCCTTATGTGTTCAACAGAATATAGAGTGTTTCAATCTAATGGCTTGGTGGTGGCTTTCTTTTTATCTAAATGCAGGAATTGGAATGTCATTTTCCTCTTGCAATTATCAAGCTGAGAGTGGGGATCAGgattaaaaaacatatatttggccagatgtggtggctcaggcctgtaatcccagcactttgggaggccaaggtgggtggatcacgagatcaggagttaaagaccagcctggtgaagatggtgaaatcccatctctactaaaaatccaaaaaaaaaaaaattagccgggtgtggtggcaggcacctgtaatcccagctacttgggaggctgaggcagagaattgcttgaacctgggaggcgtaggttgcagtgagctgagattgtgccattgcactccagcctgggcaacaagagcaaaactccgtctccaaaaaaaaaaaacaccaagaacaaacaaaaaaacccacatataTTCCCCTTCCCAAGAATCTTGCCAAGTTGCCCCAATAaccaagaaatagaaatatatgttACAACAGAGTATGTAGTGGTTAGGTTcttattctaaatttaaaaattcaataagatGATTACTTAATTTACAAGTGCAAGTTGATAACTTATATTTATGAGAAATGTTTAATCAGGGCATTATATTCCAGGGTGGCAGTACAAAAGTATACTGAAGGTCAAAACTTCCTGTCCCAAGTAATTACTGTCATGCATTACTTAACGTAGGGGATACTTTCTGAGAAAAGCATCATAAGGCGATTTCATCGTTGtgggaacatcatagagtgtacttatacCAATCTCGATtgtatagcctgctacacactTACGCTATAGAGTATCGCCTATTGCTCTTAGGCTACAGacttgtacagcatgttactgcactgaacactgtaggcaattgtaacacatggtaagtatttgtgcatctaaacacagaaaaggcacagtaaaaaatatagattataattttatgggaccactgtcttaCATGCAGTTCgttgttgactgaaacatcatccttatgcaacacatgactgttatattaaagaaaaaaagcatatgaGCAGATAccagctagacataaaaattatcttttaaaataatttttattcccaTTGTCAAGAGCTGCTCTAGGCCTTCTGATTAGGATGGTGATGTCACACACCTTCAGCTTCTATGAAATAGGATGACCATTTCAATTCATTATTTTCAGACTTATAAGAAAGGTGGAGTTCAATTACAGTGGCCTTTATCACTTCATCTTAGCCACTTATTTCAGTGGTTGTGCTTAGGATTCAGAGCACAAAAATGGGAAAATCTCCACCTCTGAAATCTGAATCATGAATCTCCCTCTCCTGCCTTTCAGTGTCCCCTCTCCTTACTCCACTTATACCTGTTTTCTCTGCCTTCAATGAGACTTCCAGTTCCCCCCTTTCCTCCCCGTCTTTCATTTCTCTACTCCTTTTTCTAACCTGCTTACACCCTTGATTCCTTTAATCGGTGGCATAATGACTATTCTTTTCTCCTACATTCAGTCAGATGAGCactgtagaaggaaaaaaataactaatatttgTCAAGTCTTGCTACATTTAGCATCATTCTAAGTGTTTTCTgtatatgatctcattttatccttACTAACCATGAGGAACATTTCTGCCCATTTTACAGGCAAGAAATCTGTTTCACAAAGATTAACTAACTTGCCCAAAGCATTATATCAAATCAAAAGCACTTGATTATATCAAATTGTAGACatctcattattaaaaaaaaaaaaactaaaagaaaatgctGCAATTCTAATCACAAGGTGCCATCAGTTGACAGATATATCCTGATTTCAGCAGTGTTAAATGTGCATTGCCTCTAAGAATCAATGACATAGAACAAGTGAGGGATCCAAAGCATGATAGTCTTCACTATTATGTTATTTTACCTCATAAAAGCCATACAAGCACGCAAAATGTTTATGACAGATTGATGCAAACTTTACCTGGGATTTGAGTACTGTTCTTTAGTctatctcctctctcctctctcttctttccttcaagGATTAATCACAGATTTTCTGCTCTTTTTAAGCTTCCTACTTAACACCTACCCTCATTCACTTTTTTTGTGGATCACTGTGCATCTTACTTCATTGAGAAAATGAGACCATTGGTCGCGTGTCTCTTAACTTCTGCGCCCCCTACCCACCACACTACCTGTAGACATATCCACATCAACAGAGaacctccctttctccctctgtttTCAAGGGCAAGTGTTCTGCCCTTCTGTTATAGTCTGGCTCCTCTTTATCCTCTTACCCCTGTTGCTTATTGTTTCTTCTGAGGTTACTAGTCATCCTTCTCTCCTAATCTGCAACCCCTCTCTCTCTATGAGTTTCTCTCCCTCAGCCTGTAAACATGGCCAAGGCCCAACTCCTAATCTTCCACTCCAGTCTTTCTCCCTCTTATTTGAACTTCATGGAGAATACTCCACAGGCACTGTCTTCATTTTCTCACCTTCCACATCTGCTTCAGCCCACCGCAACTTCTCCTCCCTTAACATTTAGTTGAAATTGCCCTTAACAAGTTTCTTGGTGACCTGCTATTTTTTAGATCCAATGGAATTTTTTCGTCTTCATTTTATTGACCCCCCTTTGCTGAGTTTTTGTGATATGGTTGATTTGTTCTTTATGTGAAAAGCTCTACCTTACTGGCTTCCAAGGCAGCACACTCTCCTTATTCCTCCTATCTCTTTGTTTCTTAGTGACTCCAATACTGGCATTTTCCAGGTTCTATCCCAAGTTGTATCCCTACTGTTGTAGCCACTTTCCACACTTTTCTCTGATGGTTCAAAATATTGCCTAAATGTTGATGAAATCCCAAATCTGGACCTCTTTCCTGAGCACTGTATCCCAAATATTTATCTTAAGTTCCCCCTTCTTCCCTACCTACTCGGAATTTCCATTTGGATGTCAGTCATCTCACATTCAACATGTTTAAAACcagattcttattttcctttcctaaACCTATTCCTCaaactatttctcctttcagctgATGGAAATTCAAATTTCCATTTACTTATTCCCCAAAACTTGGTGTCATCTtcaacttctctctctctgttggaCCTTATATCCAGTCCATCGACGAGGCTTGTCCCTTCTACcatcaaaatatattcagaatctgACCACTTTCACCCTCTCCACTGCTGCCACCcttatctattccgccatcttaTCCCACCTTGATTGCAACAGCTTCTAACTGAGCTCCCTCCTCATCCCTTGCTCCTCTCTGGTCTGTTCTCTACTGAGCAACCAACATGGATTTTTGGTCACTTCTCTGACCTCATGTCCTGCCACTATGCCTCAAAAACACCCTTCTCACACCACACTTGTTCCAAAGCCATCAGACTTGTTTTCCCACCCCCAGCCTGAAGCATTCTTTTACTATGCATGACTCACCCTCTCACTTTTTTGGGTCTTTGCTCAAATATCTTCTTATCAGGAAGGGCTTCTCTTAGTATTCTATATAAAATAGCTCTTCTCCATCATCCTTTTCCCTACTTTACTTTTTGTTGATGACCCTTTGTTTTTTTCACAGAGACTTGCTTTGtaatccaggctgtagtgcagtggcgtgatctcagctcagtgcaacctccgcctgctggattcaagcgattctcatgccttagcctcctgagttgctgggagtacaagcgcgtgccaccacaccaagctaattttgtgtatgtatttgtattttttttagtacagacgtggttttaccatgttggccaggctggtcttgaactcccaacctcaggtgatccacctgtctcggcctcccaaactgctggggttacaggcatgaaccactgcacctggctgacccTTTGTTTTTCTTATCACATCTGACACATtactcatatattttttcttgggcTTCAGAATGACGGATAAACTTTATTGACTCATGCATGGGACTACTTGTTTATTTAATTAGCtagttgtgtgtttgtttttgatagATAGCTGTAAACTCACCATTCAACATAGAAACTAGAAGCATaaatcattatatattatgtgtgtgcacatgtatacatatacactatatatgtgtatagatataattttaaaattaaaatataaataattttttttcgcCACCACTCGAGACTCAACTAGCATGTAAGCTACATGCGTCCAAggactttgttttgttccttCTGTATACACAGCATGTAAAgtaatgcctgacacataggcACTTGAAAATAAAGTAAGCACTGCATATTTACATATGAATGTTTTCAACAGTAATGTAACTATTGACATGTCCCAAACCAGGGGACACATCTTTACCTCTGTTCTGTTCGGCCTTCCCTCTCTACAGTCCTTTCTTTGACTTCGCTCCCTAGAAGCATGAACTGCGATGAGCActcccttcctgcctttgcttgtACTGTCTTCTACCCCTGAAACTGCACTCCTGACCCTTTGGCTTTAGGATACCTGTACAACTCGTTTTTCCAGACATTCACGAGTCACCTCCAAATGCTTTCTcgatctgacgattatgtgtcttggggttgatcttgtcatggagtatcttactggagttgtctggatttcctgaatttaaatgttgcCCTGTCTTATTAGGTTGGGGAACTTCTCCTGGATGAtgtcctgaagtatgttttctccAAAGGCATGAGCTCTTCAAAGTTCAGGAAGCAAGTCCAAGACTTCACCCTTGATCTTTTTCCACAGCCCTATGGGGTGAATAGAAGCAGACATTAGATACAGCTCACACATGGAGAAACTGAAGTACACTCCATCATTTCTGAGCAGGAGGAGTAGCTCAGAGCCCCCCAGAACTCCTCTTTAGACCTCCTATTTAATAGTACCTTGGGGAAGGGGCTGGTTCTCTGTGGCTTCGGCAAATCTTACTACAAAGCCTTGTGCCCCTCGGAAGGTAACCATGGATACTACTGAGCTGGCACAAAAGCCTTCAGTTAGTGGAGACTACAAGTGGTTTTCAGGGGCTGAAGGAATTTTCAGGAAAGGGGCAAAACGTGGAAACACTTGCAGAGGGAAGACCTTTGCCTCAGGCCCCTTGGCTGGGTGTGTTTCGGTTAAGATGGGCACTTATGTTCAGAGGAGCACTGGAGCAGTGACAGGGCTCTAATCTGGGACTGGGATAGTAAGTAGCTGTGAGGTGAGAATCAAAGGGAATCCCaggcgctttttttttttcttggaaagctGGGACCCTGCTGTGAAATCTGGAGCGGGGTTGTTGGGGGGTTGAGGTGCTGACCAAAGCGATGCCAGCAGCAACCCAGTCTGCTGAGTGACCCAGGCCAGGGTCTGGAAACAACGGGGTGTCCTGGCAACAGTCAGGGGGAGCTTCCAGCAGGGCGAAGTCCCTATCCTCATCTCTGCCCTCGGGGGTGTTTTTCTCCTTTCAGCCCAGGGCTACAGGCAGGAGAAATTCACACCTGGAATATCTCGAGGAGGCGCCTTATTTCCTCTGAGCCCCTGCTGAGTGTCGAGAGGGAGCTCATGTCCGTCCTCCGACCCCAAGAGTCCACAGTCTTCCCTCACATCCCTTTATTCTCGGACGAGGCCCGTGTGGTGAGCGGGAACCCCTGCTGTCTGTCCCCTGGACCAGCGCGGAGCTGGGCCCTAACTTTGCAGTTCCCGCCGCATCGGCACGCACCCGCGAGGTGGGAGCGGGAAGCCCAGCCGCACAGAGGCTCAACTCCGGCAGGTGCAGAGTGGGTGCAGGTCAAGGCCAATGAGAGTGTGTGTGGCCAAGCCCGCTGGTTTCCTGAACCGAAATTCTccggggagggagagaagaggagggtgCGGGAGATGGACTTGGAGGCGAGAGGTGGCGGCAGTTTCCAGGAGCTTTGACGTAGACTTGGAGAGGCGCCGAGCACTCCCACTGCTTAAGTAGAGGCACGGTAGCCTCCAGGACGCGGAAGCTGGGGACAGCCACACGCTCGGGAGCAGCCTGAGCGTTTCCTCTCTGCGTACTCGAGGGAACTCTCTCCACGCGTTCGAGGGAACCCGGAAGGGGCCAGGCGGGTGAGTGCGGAGGGAAGCCCTTGTGCCATCTGGGAGTAGAGCCGCCGAGTCAGGAGGTGAGTGGGGCCCAAAGGACAGAGTGGGTCCCTGGCAGCTCCGCCCTGCGGAGGGTGAGGCTGCGGAGTCAAGTGCGGGGCCGAGACTCAGCGCGGGGCTCGTAGAGGGGTGCACGGAGGACTCTAGGTTCAAGGAACTCAGAGAAACACCTTTCCAGGGTCTGGGAAGCCTCTCCTAAAATTTAGAAGGGGACCTAAAGGAGCCAATTTGAGCGCCGTGGCGCCAGCAGACAGGGAGTCCCGGCTAACGCCAACTTCAGTACCTTGGACAGAGTCCTGCCCTCTGAAAACTTAGCTTAGACTTGTCCTTTAGGAAAACCACCCTTTGAGGTACCTCGATATTTTAGTTCGCAAAGGGACACAACAAATATGATTTCAAGTAGAGATAATGCATACATGATATGAAAGATAGAGGAAATAGTTTTTGAATAATCTTGTATCTCTAACATGCTTCTTCAATATAGCAACATGCATGTTCAAAGAcactttctgaaatatttatttaacagtaCCTAAACATGTCCTACTGCTGTTCAGAAGAGACAGATTATCCAACTTATGGTGTTATCATTAAATATTCCAATATAAGAGTATTCCCACAAGCTGCATTTTGCTTACTTTCATGATACTAACATCTAAAAGGTTTGGAAATATAATACAAACCTGAAAGTGAGCTGTATGTGCCcttcctattttttctttatgttagaGCTGTTTAAATGTGATACACATTTTGTATAGTCTGTGAAGGAATATATACACTTTTTCTGGCAAAAAAGTGAACATTTAGGTTATTATTATTTCAAGAGCATCGTTTATCATTGCACCTGTCCGAAGTGGTAACAAAAGAACAATTTCAAAGTGGTATGTGGATGCCTCAATTTTATGGCAACAGACATTGAAAGCCAGAAAAGTTGAATGAGagtcactttttttaaaaaaaacccttgaGATTCATAGCAACAATAGAGAGATTATAAAACATTATCTTTATGAAAGTTATATCAGAATTGCAGAACATTATTGGTATTTGTAAAATGGCTTATTGATTCTACTCTAATTGGTTGAATATATGTCTCTTTGTTTCCACATGTATTCATCCATACTTTTAGCACATTGTCTTTTGTTAATTTTACTGTAACATTTGACAATtctgatgtattttttaaaaaaattagaagtcaCTGTGAACAGGAACGGATCTAAAggctaaatatatttaaattcttaatTATATGTAAGTCCTAGATTAGGAGAGCCAGGTTTCGCTAAGATATTATGGAATAGTTAAAGCCATGcagcaaaattttaaatgttcacttAGTATTCTGTTAGGCTACATTCTTCTGTACCAGAGAAAAACAGATTAGcagattaattcattcatcttGTAAAGGAACACATCTTAGGAGTGAATATGTCTTGGCCTAACTGTCTTGGATTTATGTTCACTCCCTGGCCTGCCAATGAGTCATTTTAGATAGAATGGAGCTTGTGATATGGGAGCTTGGCTAAGATTTCCCTACTTTGTGACAATGATGTGTTTCCTTTGCTGGAATTAAGGTTATTAAGGgcatacttattttctttattgagcAGAGCACAAGCGGGGACTGATATGAAATATTTCCATCCTGTGCAGTTTTAGGGCCATGGCTGATCCTGGGAACAGAGGAGGGATCCACCGCCCCTTGAGCTTCACCTGCTCCCTGCTCATTGTGGGAATGTGCTGTGTATCTCCTTTCTTCTGCCATAGCCAGACAGACTTGCTGGCTCTTAACCAAGCTGATCCTCAGTGCTGGGAATCCTCCTCAGTGCTTCTCCTGGAAATGTGGAAGCCTCGCATTTCCAACACTGTTTCAGGCTTCTGGGATTTTATGATCTACCTGAAGTCATCTGAGAACTTGAAGCATGGAGCACTGTTTTGGGATCTGGCCCAACTCTTCTGGGACATCTATGTGGACTGTGTGCTCTCTAGGAACCATGGCTTAGGAAGGAGGCAATTggttggagaggaagagaaaatctCAGCAGCGCAGCCACAGCACACAAGGAGTAAACAAGGTGGTCAACCCCAGCTCCCATGTCTTTTGAAAGGGTCAATCAAGTATGAATGTGCTGAATTGTGAGGAAGAGGGAAATGGCATTAGGGGAATCCAATGTCATATATATTCCT
Protein-coding sequences here:
- the FAM237A gene encoding protein FAM237A; this translates as MADPGNRGGIHRPLSFTCSLLIVGMCCVSPFFCHSQTDLLALNQADPQCWESSSVLLLEMWKPRISNTVSGFWDFMIYLKSSENLKHGALFWDLAQLFWDIYVDCVLSRNHGLGRRQLVGEEEKISAAQPQHTRSKQGTYSQLLRTSFLKKKELIEDLISMHVRRSGSSVTGKVNLEIKRK